Within the Candidatus Omnitrophota bacterium genome, the region CTGCCCCTTGTTCGCCAGATACATCGTTATCGCCGCCGTAAGGGTAGTCTTCCCGTGATCAACGTGACCTATCGTGCCGATGTTCAAATGCGGTTTTGTTCGTTCAAATTTTTCCTTGGCCATCATTCCCTCCTTAAATTACTTGTAAATAATATAATTTAATTTAAACTTAGTATTTCTTCACTCAACTTGAAGTTGTCCCGGTTATCTTCTCCATTATATCTTTAGGCACTTCTTTATAGAAAGAAGGCTCCATTGTATACGTTGCCCTGCCTTGTGTCAAGCTTCTTAAAGCCGTTGCATAACCGAACATTTGCGCCAGTGGAGCAGCTCCCTGAATGATCTTGGTCGTTCCCTTTTGTTCTATGTTCTCAACCTTGATCCTTCTCATGTTCATATCGCCTATCACATCACCAAGGTACTCATCAGGTGTCGTAACCTCAAGTTTCATGATCGGCTCTAGAAGAACCGGTTTAGCCTTGGAAAGACCGTTCCTCAAACCCAGTGACCCTGCGTTGCTGAAGGCCATCTCCGATGAGTCAACTTCATGATAACTTCCGTCGTAAAGTGTCACTTTGATATCAGTGACCGGATATCCCGCCAGGGTCCCTGTTTTTGAAGCGCCCATTACACCTTGCTGAACGGCCTTGAAATATTCCTTGGGAACTGCGCCTCCCTTGATCTCTTCCTCAAAGATTATGCCGGATCCGGGCTCGGCGGGTTCCACCCTGAGTTCCACATGTCCGTACTGACCTCGGCCTCCGCTTTGCTGAATGAACTTCCCCGTAGCCTCAACGGGCCTGGTTATGGTCTCACGGTAGGCAACTTGGGGATTACCTATATTCGCGCCAACCCTGAACTCTCTTTTGAGCCTGTCTATGATTATCTCCAGATGAAGTTCGCCCATGCCGCTTATAAGGGTCTGTCCCGTCTCCTCGTTGTATGCCACCTTGAAGGACGGGTCCTCGTTCTCTACCTTTTTCAGCGCCTCGCTCAGCTTGTCCTGGTCCGCTTTTGTCTCCGGTTCTATCGCCATGGATATGACCGGTTCAGGATAGTCGATCCTCTCAAGCGTCAACTGCTGTCCCTCACTGCAGAGAGTGTGCGCCGTTGAAGTGTTCTTCAGCCCAACGAGACCCACGATCTGACCGGGTCCGGCGGTCTGGGTCATCTCCCGCTGATCGGCGTGTATCTTCAATATCTGCCCTATTCTTTCCTTTTTCCCGACGGTTGAATTATATACATATGTGCCAGACTCCAATTTGCCCGAATAAATACGCGTGAATGTCAGGGTGCCCACATAGGGATCTGTCATCACTTTATAGGCATACGCGCAAAGCGGCTCTTTCTCATCGGGCTTGATCTCGTAGTCTTCCATATTCTTAAGTGAGGTGGCCCTGGGGGGCTTAACGTCAAGCGGAGATGGAAGGTAATCGCATATAGCGTCCAGAACGTATTTAACGCCTTTATTTTTGAGCGCAGAGCCGACCATGACTGGGACGAAAAGGTTCTTATTGGTCACTCGCCTTATAAATTTCACGAGTTGGTCAGGATATATCCCCTTGTCCATCAGATACATCTCCTGGACCTCATCATCAACTTCACCCAGTTTCTCTATAAGATTATGCCTCCAGTGACTGGAAATATCTTTCATGTCCTCCGGTATATCTTGTTCTGTCACCTCTCCCATGTCGCCCTCTTCCCCGAAAATGTAAGCTTTGCAGGTTATAAGGTCGATTATTCCCCTGAAATTATCCTCTTTGCCTATGGGTATCTGTATAGGCTGCGCGTTCGCACCTAGTTTCTTGTGCATATCGAGCATCACCTTATAAAAATCGGCTCCCACTCGGTCCATCTTGTTGATGAAAGCGATCTTCGGCACCTCATAGTGATCGGCCTGTCGCCACACTGTCTCGGTCTGAGGCTGTACACCACCAACGGCGCAGAAAACAACAAGAGTGCCGTCAAGAACCTTCAGAGATCGCTCCACTTCTATAGTGAAATCAACATGCCCGGGCGTATCAATGATATTGATCATCTTGTCTTTCCAGGCACAGCTTGTCACCGCGCTAGTGATGGTTATGCCCCGTTCCTGCTCCTGCTCCATCCAGTCCATTACGGCGGTACCTTCATGCACTTCACCCATCTTGTAGATCTTGCCCGTATGGTACAAAATGCGTTCAGTTGTAGTGGTCTTTCCCGCGTCTATATGGGCGATTATCCCTATGTTCCTGATATTATTTATGTTATCCATGTTTCTGTTATTCCCGGCATATATATGCTTCTTTTCAACGATCTGTTTCATTCAGCGAATTACCATTTATAATGGGCGAACGCTTTGTTGGCTTCGGCCATCTTATGCGTGTCTTCACGTTTTTTAATCGTAGAGCCTTCTTTATTGTAAGTGGCGAGAATCTCATCCGCCAGTTTGTCTTTCATTGGCCGGCCTTTCTGGTTCCTGGCAAAATCCCGTATCCACCTCATGGCCATGAACTGGCCCCGATCGGTCTTTACCTCTATAGGCACCTGATATGTCGCGCCGCCTATCCTCCTTGATTTGACTTCAAGCAAGGGCCGACCGTTCTCTATAGACTGTGTGAACACTTCAAGAGGATCCTTATCTGCGATCTTTTCCTTGATCACATCCAGCGCACCATAAACGATCTTTTCCGCAATGGACTTTTTACCGCGCTCCATCACCATGTTGATGAACTTGCCCAACAGCTTGCTGTGATACTTGGGATCCGGTCTTGCTTCTCTTCTTTCGGCTCTTCTTCTTCTCATATCACTATCCTCTTTTATTTACTGTTTCGGTTTTTTTGCCCCGTACTTGGATCTACCGCGTCTGCGTGATTCGACGCCCGAAGCGTCCAGCGTTCCTCGGATTATATGGTACCTGACCCCGGGAAGGTCCTTTACCCTGCCACCGCGGATGGTAACTATAGAGTGTTCCTGGAGATTGTGTCCTTCACCAGGGATATAGGCGGTCACCTCCATCTTGTTGGTAAGCCTTACCCTGGCTATCTTACGGAGCGCCGAGTTAGGTTTCTTGGGCGTTCTTGTCCTTACCTGCAGGCAGACCCCCCTACGCTGGGGGCATCCCTGCAATGCAGGAGAATTACTTTTCTCCTTGATGACTTTCCTGCCTTTTCTTATCAGCTGATTTATTGTCGGCATATCTGTCCTTTTCCTTTTTTGTTAAAATCAAGACTCTTCTTCTTCAAGAGTCTCACCTTCTTCCTTCTCTTCTTCCGGTTCAGGTTTCAGTAGCTCTCTATCCAGATCTATGTTCCGGTGGTTCATGAACCCTGTGCCCGCCGGTATGAGATGGCCCATGATGATATTCTCTTTCAACCCGTTCAGCGAATCCATCTTTCCGGTAGATGCCGCATCCGTGAGCACCCTGGTGGTCTCTTGGAAACTGGCCGCAGAGATAAAGCTTTCGGTGGTGAGCGAAGCCTTGGTTATACCCTGCAAAACGGGCTCAGCGGCAGCGGGCTTCTTCTTCTGTTTAAGCACCTTCGCGTTCTCTCTTTTGAAGGTGGACTTGTCCACTTTATCGCCTTGGAGGAACTCGGTGTCACCCGAATCAGTGATCTTAACGTTTTTCAGCATCTGCCGGATTATTACCTCGATATGCTTGTCGTTGATCTGCACGCCCTGTAGACGGTAGACCTCCTGGACCTCGTTAAGGAGATACTCTTGCAGCGCCTTCTCCCCAGAAACACGCAGTATGTCCTGCGGGACCACCGGACCGTCGACCAGCTGTTCACCCGCGTTGACATGGTCTCCGCGGTAAACGTTAAGGTGTTTGCCGTGAGGAATGACATATTCTTTCCTCATGCCGGTCTCACTCTCGATAACTATCCTCTTCTGCCCCTTTTTGGTCTCCCCGAACTCCACGATACCGTCTATTTCGCTGATTATTGACGGATCCTTTGGTTTTCTTGCTTCGAAGAGTTCAGCAACACGCGGCAGGCCTCCGGTAATATCCTTTGTCTTGGATATCACGCGGTGCGTCTTGGCGAGAACGTCGCCGGCCATTATATCCTGTTTGTCCTTGACCGTGATATGCGCGCCGACCGGTAAGGGGTATATCGCTTCAACCTCGTTCTTCTCGTTGATCAGGAGTATCTGCGGATGATAGTCCCCTTTCTGATCGATGATGACCTTGTTCCTGGCACCGGTAGCCGCATCTCTTTCTATCTTCATCGTGACATCTTTTTTGATGTCTTCGTACTGCACCTTCCCGCCGATCTCAGCGAGGATAGGCACGATATATGGATCCCACTCGGCGAACTTCTGGCCTTTTTTTATCTTGTCACCATCGGCAAAGAAGATATTCGACCCCTGAGGTATCGTCTGCCTTTCTATCTCTCTGCCGTCCGGCTCGTTAATGCTTATCTGACCGTTCCGGTTGAGAACGACGTACACGCCTTTCTGACGACTTTCAACGACCCTCAGGTTATGGTACTTAATAAAACCGTCCTCTTTACTCTCGAAAAAGGACTGCTCAATGATCCTGCTGGCCGTACCGCCTATATGGAATGTTCTCATCGTAAGCTGAGTGCCGGGTTCCCCGATGGACTGCGCGGCTATAACACCGACGGCTTCACCGATCTCGACCAGCTTGCCTGTGGCGAGATTGCGCCCATAGCACTTTGCGCAAACCCCTTGCTCCGACTCACATGTGAGAACGCTCCTTATGCGGATCTTTTCTATGCCGGATTTTTCGATCTCCTTTGCATGTTCTTCGGTAATGATCTCACCGGCCTTTACTATCAGGTTATCTGTTATGATGTCAACGATATTATCTAGCGCGACCCTGCCGACGATCCTTTCAGCGAGGGATACAACGACCTCATCCCCTTCAATGATGGCGGTTGCGGTGATACCCCCAAGAGTTCCGCAATCGATTTCCCTGATTATGACATCCTGTGCAACATCCACGAGCCTTCGTGTAAGATAGCCAGAATCAGCTGTCTTAAGAGCTGTATCGGCAAGCCCCTTACGCGCACCGTGACTTGAAATAAAGTATTCAAGCACGGTAAGACCTTCCCGGAAGTTCGCGGTGATCGGGGTCTCTATGATCTCACCTGACGGTTTGGCCATAAGTCCCCTCATCCCGGCGAGCTGCCTTATCTGCTGCCTGGAACCTCTTGCACCGGAATCAGCCATCATGAAGACGGGGTTGAAACTATCGAGGTTGCGGAAAACAAGGTTCGAGACGTCTTCGGTAACATGCGTCCATATGTCGATTATTTTATTATATCTTTCACCGTCGGTGATAAACCCTCTCTGGTACTGGCTCTGGATCTTTTCGACCTGTTCCTGAGCCTTGTCCAGCTTGGTCCGTTTCTCCGCCGGTATAACGATATCCGATACGGCCATGGACGCCCCTGAAAGGGTCGACTCCTCAAACCCGAGCTTCTTGAGCGAATCAAGAAGCTTAACCGTCGCGGCATGCCCTTTTAGATTATAACAGTCAGAAATAACCTGGCTGACCATTTTCTTATTCATCGGCTTATTGTAGAAAGGCATACCTTCCGGCAGCATATCATTAAAGATGACCCTGCCGACGGTGGTCTCGATGATCTCGCCGTCTATACGAACCTTGACCGGAGCTAACTTGTCCACCATGTCATTCTGGTAAGCCATGATGACCTCGCCCTTATCGGCAAACTCTATACCCTCTCCTTTTGACCCGGACTTGGACTTGGTTATGTAGTATGCACCAAGAACTATGTCCTGTGACGGTGTTGTTATAGGCCGGCCATTGGAGGGTGAGAATATGTTGTTGGCGGCGTTCATGATAAGCCTGGCTTCCATCTGCGCTTCCATCGAAAGTGGAACATGTACCGCCATCTGGTCACCGTCGAAATCGGCGTTGAACGCGGCACACACAAGTGGATGAATTCTTATGGCCTTGCCCTCAATAAGACGCGGCTGAAACGCCTGAATACCGAGACGGTGCAAAGTAGGCGCCCTGTTCAGTAATACCGGATGATCCTTGATGACCTCATCAAGTATGTCCCATACTTCGGGATTCTCCTGCTGAACCATTTTCTTCGCGCTCTTAATGGTATGGACAAACCCTTTTTCCCTGAGCTTACGGATAATAAACGGCTGGAAAAGCTCAAGAGCCATGATCTTGGGCAGACCACATTCGTTCAACCTGAGCTCTGGGCCTATGACTATCACGCTTCGGCCGGAATAATCGACACGTTTCCCCAAAAGATTCTGCCTGAACCTACCCTGTTTACCCTTGAGCATATCGGCCAGTGATTTGAGTGGTCTCCCCCCGGAGCCGAGCACTTCGCGGCCGTGTCTTCCATTATCAAAGAGCGCATCGACAGCCTCTTGCAACATGCGTTTTTCGTTCCTCACGATCACATCAGGAGCCTTTAGCTCCAGCAGCTTCTTCAAACGGTTATTGCGGTTTATGACCCTCCTGTAAAGATCATTAAGGTCACTAGTAGCGAACCTGCCGCCGTCAAGCGGCACCAACGGCCTGAGGTCGGGAGGAATGACCGGTATTATGTCCATGATCATCCATTCAGGCTTGTTCCCGCTCTTGAGAAATGTATCGACTACTTTGAGTCTTTTAAGAATCCTCTTCTTAGTGTTAAGATCCTTTTTCTCAGCCAGTTTCGCCTGGAGTTCCGCTGAGGCAGCTTCCAGATCTATGAGATTCAAAAGCTCACGGATAGCCTCAGCCCCCATCATCGCCTTGAATTTGTTTCCATATTTTTCTTTTGCTTCACGGTACTGTTCTTCTGTGAGCATCTCCTGGAGCTTCAGCGGCGTCTCGCCCGGATCGATCACGACATACTGCTCATAATACAGTATCCGTTCAAGATCCCTCATCTTCATATCGAGCATATTGGACATGCGCGAAGGAATGGCCTTGAAGAACCAAATATGCGAAACCGGAGCCGCAAGTTTTATACATGCCATCCAGTCACGACGGACGCTCGATTTTGTGACCAGCACGCCGCAGCGATCGCATCTGGTCCCCTTATTCTTGATTCTCTTGTATTTTCCGCAGTTGCACTCGAAGTCCTTTGTAGGACCGAAGATCCTTTCACAGAAAAGTCCGTCCCTTTCGGGCTTGAGGGTCCTGTAGTTAATAGTTTCGGGTTTTTTGACCTCGAACAAAACGCCCTTGTTCCCGACTTTACGCGTTGCCCATTCTTTGATCTTATCGGGAGAGGCTATCTGTATCCGCACATTATCGAACTTGTTCACTTTACGCAACATAATCTTACACCTCTCCTTGGACTTCTTCTTTTTGTTCAAGATGTACATCCAACCCCAGACTCTGCAATTCCTTGATCAAAACATTGAATGATTCAGGAGTACTGGGTTCAAGCATGTTTTCGCCCTTTACGATCGTTTCGTAGATCTTCGTACGGCCGACAACGTCGTCACTCTTGACTGTGAGAAGCTCCTGTAGGGTATAAGCTGCTCCATAGGCCTCTAGCGCCCAGACCTCCATCTCCCCGAACCTCTGGCCGCCGAACTGTGCTTTACCTCCGAGCGGCTGCTGCGTGACCAGCGAGTAAGGTCCTATTGACCGGGCGTGCATCTTGTCATCGGCAAGATGTGCAAGTTTCATCATGTAGATATAACCCACTGTCACTTCCTGGTCAAAAGGCTTGCCCGTGTACCCATCCCTCAGGGTAATCTTTCCGGAAACAGGAAGCCCGGCATCTTTCATGGCCTGTTCTATGTCTTTTTCCCTTGCTCCATCAAATACCGGGGTGGAGATCTTCATGTCGAGTAGTTTAGCCGCCCACCCGAGCTGTGTTTCCAAAAGCTGCCCGATGTTCATTCGACTCGGAACGCCAAGTGGATTAAGAACTATATCAAGCGGTGTGCCGTCCGGCAGATAAGGCATGTCCTCCTCTGTAAGGATCTTCGCTATAACGCCTTTGTTACCGTGACGCCCGGCCATCTTGTCACCAGCCTGCAGTTTTTTCTTGCTGGCGACAAAGACCGTTATTCTGCGAAGCACCCCTGGAGGGAGCTCATCGCCGTGTTTGATACGGTCAAGCTCTCTGTCCCGCTCTGTCATGGTCTGTTCTATCTGACCGTTTATGGTCATGACTATACCGTTGATCTTTTCCTGAAGCTTGTCATCACCGTCGACATAAACATTCTCGAGATCGGCTTTCTTGAATTTTGAAAGATCTTTTTCTGTGATCTTCTTTCCTGATTTGATAAGCTTCTTGCCTGTCTCCATATCTTCAAGATCGCTGATGAGTTTGTTGCCCAGAAGCAGTTTGTGTACTTTTTCCGCTTTTCTCTGCTCGAGCTGTTGGAGAATATTCTCGTAACCTTCTTTGACGATCTTGCGTTCTTTTGAATCCTGTCTTTTCTGTTCCTTCGTTCGCGTCTTTGTCACCTTCCTAGAAAGTTCCTTGACATCCACCACTATGCCGTCAACCCCCGAAGGAACGCGAAGTGACACGTCTTTCACGTCTCCGGCCTTTTCTCCGAAAATTGCACGAAGGAGTTTTTCCTCCGGAGAAAGCTCAGTTTCGGACTTGGGCGCGACCTTGCCAACAAGTATACTGCCGGGTCCGACCTCCGCACCGATCCGGATAATCCCGTTGGCATCAAGATTCTTCAAAGCGTCTTCGGAAACATTAGGTATATCACAGGTTACTTCCTCATTGCCAAGACGCGTGTCTCTCGCCTCGACCTCGAACTTATGTATATGCACCGAGGTGTAGGCATCATTCTTAAGGAGGTTCTCGTTTATAAGGATCGCATCTTCAAAATTGAATCCGCGCCATGACATGAAACCGACCAGGACATTCCTGCCCAGTGCGAGCTCGCCTGTCTCCGTCGAAATACCATCTGCTATGGGGTCTCCCTTTTTGACGCTATCCCCAACCTCAACCAGCGGCCTCTGATTCACGCATGTTCTCGCGTTGGTCCGTTCAAACTTCTTTAGCGGATACTTATCGACACCTACTACTATCTCGGAACCGTCAGCCTTGGTGACCTTACCCTCTTTTTTGGCTGTCACTACAGCTCCTGAATCAGCTGCGGTCCTTTTCTCAAGACCTGTGCCGACAAGTGGCGCCTCGGGAAAAAGCAGCGGAACGGCCTGCCTCTGCATGTTTGAACCCATAAGGGCCCTGTTAGCGTCGTCGTGTTCCAAAAACGGAATAAGACCTGCACATACGCTTACAAGCTGCAACGGTGATACGTCCATGTACTGTACGTCTTTTGCGTCGGCAAGTATAAAATCGGATTTAAACCTGCTGAACACCTTATCATTGGTGAATTTGCCGTCCTTTTCCAATTGCGAGTTAGCCTGCGCTATGATGTAGTTATCCTCGATGTCCGCAGAAAGATGTTCCACCTTATCGAGCACGCGGCCGTTCTCGACCTTACGGTATGGGGTTACGAGGAAACCATACTCGTCAACTCCAGAGAAAGAACTTAAAGAATTTATCAGCCCGATGTTGGGACCTTCCGGCGTTTCAATGGGACACAATCTTCCGTAATGCGAGTAGTGAACATCCCGGACCTCGAACCCTGCCCTCTCACGGTTGAGGCCTCCCGGCCCCAGAGCGCTTAAACGCCTCAAATGTGTAAGTTCGGCGAGCGGGTTTGTCTGGTCCATGAACTGGGAGAGCCTTCCCCTGGCGAAGAAATCATGTATAACGCTGGTGATAAGCTTCGTGTTCACCAGGTTATGCGGCATAACATCCTCCATTTCATATACGCTCATGCGTTCCCTGGCCACCCTTTCTACCCTAGCCATACTTATGCGTATCTGATTGGAGAGCTGTTCACCAACACATCTGACCCTTCTGTTACCCAGATGGTCAATATCGTCAACTGTTTTGGTCCCGCCTTTTATCTCAAGCAGATATCGGATCGATTTGACAAGCGTATTCGCGTCAAGAAGATGATTGTCCAACGGCCTGTCAATACCCAACTTTCGGTTTATCATTCGGATCCCGACATCAGTAAGGTTATATCTTCTCTCATCAAAGAACATCTGATCAAGAAGAGCCTGCGCTGACTCCAGCGTTGGAGGATCGCCGGGTCTTAATTTGCGGTATATGTCCAGATAAGCTTCTTCCTTGGTCTTGGTGCCGTCGTGCTCAAGCGTGCTCACCATCTCTTTGGGAACATCCTGGAGCAGTTTCACCTTGCGTATCTTGCTGTCCCATATACGTTCAGCTACCGAAGGTGTTATCCTTTCGGTCTTCTGGGCTATGATGGAGGATGTCTGTTCATCCACGAGATCCTCAGCAAGAACCCTGCCAATAAGCTCCTCAGTCTGTTTCTGACGAGTCAATGTGATATCTTCGGTCCCGCCAAAGGCTTCAAGTATATCGGAATCCTGTGAAAGCCCGAAGATCCTCAGGAAGGTCGTGGCAAGAAATTTTTTCTTGCGGTCTATATACACATGCAGGAGATCGCTCTTGTCGAAAAGGAATTCGATCCATGCTCCCCTGTCCGGGATAAGCCTTGCGGTGAAAATGGACTTGCCGCCGGCTGCATTGGTCTCTTCAAAAGATATGCCCGGGGAACGATGAAGCTGACTGACAACTACACGCTCGTCGCCATTGATGATATAAGTACCCACATCGGTCATCAAAGGTATCTCCCCTACGTATACCTCCTGCTCCTTTATTTCGTTTTCCAGCTTAAGACGCAACTTCATCCTGAGCGGCGCCGCATATGTCAAAGAACGCCGTTTGCATTCTTCAGAATCATACTTGGGTTGTCCGATATCATAATAAAGATATTCAAGACTGTACGTCCCATCCCTGCTCACTATAGGAAAAACTTCCCTGAACAGTGCCTCAAGACCGAAATTCTTCCTTTTGGTCTTGGACGTGTAGCGCTGGAGAAAATCGTCGTACGAATCTATCTGGATCTTTATCAGGTTAGGAATATCGTACACATCCTTAAGCCTGGCATAACTTTTCCGTTTGAGTTTGACGGTCATTCTGTATCCATCCCCTTGTTTGCTCGCTAAAAACAGTATGCTAAAGACAAAACACCGAGAGCTATAAGCCATAAGCCCCGATAAATAAGGCCCACGGCTTATAGCTACTGCATGGAGTGATGTTACTTCAACTCTACTTTGGCGCCAGCCTCTTCAAGCTGTTTCTTCATCTTATCGGCTTCGTCCTTCGGAATGCCTTCGGCGACTTCTTTAGGGGCCGCTTCAACAAGATCCTTCGCTTCCTTGAGACCGAGGTTCGTCAGAGCCCTGATCTCCTTGATAACGTTGATCTTCTTAGCGCCTACATCAGCAAGAACAACTGTAAAGACGCTCTTTTCCTCTTCTTCGGCACCGCCGGCGGCACCAGCCGCTCCTGGGGCTGCAGCAACAGCCATAGCGGGTGCTGCAGCGCTAACACCGAACCTGTCCTCAAGCGCCTTAACCAGGTCGGAAAGTTCAAGAACGCTCATGTCCTCTATGCTCTTGATCAAACCTTCCATTTTTTCAGAAAGCTCCACCTTCGGCTTCTCTTCCTCAGCGGGAGCCTCTTTCTTTTCTTCGGCTACAGCAGTTTCGGTCTTTTCCTCAGCAGCAGCCTCGGTCTTCTCCTCAGCCGGAGCCTCAGCCTTAGCCTCTTCAGCCTGTGCCTGTTCTTTTTTCTGTTCCTCAGCCATTTTAAATCCTCCTTAGATTTATCATTTTTCGCTTTTGCTTTACTTCTATCTACCATCCGGCCTTAGCATCATCGACCGGCACGCATGTATAAATAAGGTTACGCCGCTTGTTCCTTTTTTTCTTTTATCGCGTTCACAGCGTAAAGAACGCTCCTGAGCACCGAGGAGAGAACGCCCACAAAACCCGAGATAGGTGCGTTCATTGTACCCACTATCATAGCCAGCAACTGTTCCCGGCTGGGCAGATCCGCAAGTTCTTTTACTCTCTCTGCGGAAAGAACCCTGCCCTCCAGATAACCCTTATCAAGGTTGAATCCTTTGTTCTTTTTGGAGAACTCGGACATGATCTTCGCTATCACCACCGGATCATCTTCAATAACACCGATACCGTGGGTTTTCTTATCGGCTATGGACGAAGCCAGCTCATCAACTCCCGACTCTTTCAGAGCAATGTTCGCCAATTTGTTCTTGATTACGATATACTGCGAACCGGATTGCCTCATCTTCTTGCGGAAAACATCAATCTCATTGGCCTTTATGTTCTCTACATTTGATAGGACGAACCCTTTTTTCTCGGAAATGATATCTTTCATTTCCTTTACCATCAGTTCTCTGACCTTCTTACCGTATTTTTCCGACATGATATTTCCTTTTTTCTGAAAAACAGCTAATTAATCATCCCTGCCTGAACTGGTTCTTGTCTAGCCTGAGACCGGGTCCCATCGTACAGCTAATAGCTATGGATTTCACATTCTGTATCTTCTGCAATTTCGGGGAACTGCCCATCACCGCCTTAATAAAGGAAGTAATATTATCAATAAGGGCCTTCTCATCAAAAGAAAGCTTTCCCACCGGACCCTTTAATCCTGACTGTTTATCCATCCTGTACTCGATCTTACCGGCTTTTAACTCATTCACCGCCTTGGCTATCTCTTTGGTTACGGTGCCGGCTTTAGGATTGGGCATAAGCCCTCTGGGGCCAAGTATCTTCCCGAGCTTGGCAAGATCTTTCATCATATCAGGGGTAGTTACCGCAACGTCAAAATCGAGCCAACCGCCCTTAACTTTTTCAACAAGTTCGTCCCCTCCGACGAAATCAGCACCCGCTTCTTTAGCTTCTTTCTCGAAATCCCCCTTGCAAAAGACCGCGATACGGGTCTTTTTGCCTGTGCCGTGAGGCAGAGAAACAACCCCCCGGATGGGATCCGATGTCTGTTCAAGATTGAGCTTCATGGCAACTTCCACCGTCTGGTCGAAATTGGTCGACGGAGCCTTTTTAAGAAGAGATACGGCCTCTTTAAGGTCATATTCATTTTTCTCGCCGACAAGTTCCTTTATCGCTTTCTGTCTTTTGGTCATGTTAGCCATTTATATCCACCTTCTATTTTTCTTCGACTTCGATGCCCAT harbors:
- the rpoB gene encoding DNA-directed RNA polymerase subunit beta, whose protein sequence is MTVKLKRKSYARLKDVYDIPNLIKIQIDSYDDFLQRYTSKTKRKNFGLEALFREVFPIVSRDGTYSLEYLYYDIGQPKYDSEECKRRSLTYAAPLRMKLRLKLENEIKEQEVYVGEIPLMTDVGTYIINGDERVVVSQLHRSPGISFEETNAAGGKSIFTARLIPDRGAWIEFLFDKSDLLHVYIDRKKKFLATTFLRIFGLSQDSDILEAFGGTEDITLTRQKQTEELIGRVLAEDLVDEQTSSIIAQKTERITPSVAERIWDSKIRKVKLLQDVPKEMVSTLEHDGTKTKEEAYLDIYRKLRPGDPPTLESAQALLDQMFFDERRYNLTDVGIRMINRKLGIDRPLDNHLLDANTLVKSIRYLLEIKGGTKTVDDIDHLGNRRVRCVGEQLSNQIRISMARVERVARERMSVYEMEDVMPHNLVNTKLITSVIHDFFARGRLSQFMDQTNPLAELTHLRRLSALGPGGLNRERAGFEVRDVHYSHYGRLCPIETPEGPNIGLINSLSSFSGVDEYGFLVTPYRKVENGRVLDKVEHLSADIEDNYIIAQANSQLEKDGKFTNDKVFSRFKSDFILADAKDVQYMDVSPLQLVSVCAGLIPFLEHDDANRALMGSNMQRQAVPLLFPEAPLVGTGLEKRTAADSGAVVTAKKEGKVTKADGSEIVVGVDKYPLKKFERTNARTCVNQRPLVEVGDSVKKGDPIADGISTETGELALGRNVLVGFMSWRGFNFEDAILINENLLKNDAYTSVHIHKFEVEARDTRLGNEEVTCDIPNVSEDALKNLDANGIIRIGAEVGPGSILVGKVAPKSETELSPEEKLLRAIFGEKAGDVKDVSLRVPSGVDGIVVDVKELSRKVTKTRTKEQKRQDSKERKIVKEGYENILQQLEQRKAEKVHKLLLGNKLISDLEDMETGKKLIKSGKKITEKDLSKFKKADLENVYVDGDDKLQEKINGIVMTINGQIEQTMTERDRELDRIKHGDELPPGVLRRITVFVASKKKLQAGDKMAGRHGNKGVIAKILTEEDMPYLPDGTPLDIVLNPLGVPSRMNIGQLLETQLGWAAKLLDMKISTPVFDGAREKDIEQAMKDAGLPVSGKITLRDGYTGKPFDQEVTVGYIYMMKLAHLADDKMHARSIGPYSLVTQQPLGGKAQFGGQRFGEMEVWALEAYGAAYTLQELLTVKSDDVVGRTKIYETIVKGENMLEPSTPESFNVLIKELQSLGLDVHLEQKEEVQGEV
- the rplL gene encoding 50S ribosomal protein L7/L12 — its product is MEGLIKSIEDMSVLELSDLVKALEDRFGVSAAAPAMAVAAAPGAAGAAGGAEEEEKSVFTVVLADVGAKKINVIKEIRALTNLGLKEAKDLVEAAPKEVAEGIPKDEADKMKKQLEEAGAKVELK
- a CDS encoding 50S ribosomal protein L1, which codes for MTKRQKAIKELVGEKNEYDLKEAVSLLKKAPSTNFDQTVEVAMKLNLEQTSDPIRGVVSLPHGTGKKTRIAVFCKGDFEKEAKEAGADFVGGDELVEKVKGGWLDFDVAVTTPDMMKDLAKLGKILGPRGLMPNPKAGTVTKEIAKAVNELKAGKIEYRMDKQSGLKGPVGKLSFDEKALIDNITSFIKAVMGSSPKLQKIQNVKSIAISCTMGPGLRLDKNQFRQG
- the rplJ gene encoding 50S ribosomal protein L10 — encoded protein: MSEKYGKKVRELMVKEMKDIISEKKGFVLSNVENIKANEIDVFRKKMRQSGSQYIVIKNKLANIALKESGVDELASSIADKKTHGIGVIEDDPVVIAKIMSEFSKKNKGFNLDKGYLEGRVLSAERVKELADLPSREQLLAMIVGTMNAPISGFVGVLSSVLRSVLYAVNAIKEKKEQAA